A single window of Nicotiana tomentosiformis chromosome 1, ASM39032v3, whole genome shotgun sequence DNA harbors:
- the LOC138906998 gene encoding uncharacterized protein, protein MIVGHLPSLPTFSEEALKEARELKTPDMGGGSSVGDPFWDCFTGVDEASEISDASLLLEEAQRFISRAISRFRVDLSQREVELQKVSGERDALRLLCSQKNEAIKDLQADLAKAWEEEAELDKQAKRIEELETWLAEAKAEVESSIVMADKSIAVYCANAEAAQMEAKRIEELETRLAEAKAEVESSIVMADKSIVVYCANAEAAQMEAREAADIVDTRAHWIKRVKELEAEALASDGDDDDDDEGSKSGSEYGGEPGGEEIALNDNPEA, encoded by the exons ATGAtagtgggtcatttgccttctcttccgaccttttctgaggaggcgttaaaggaagctagagaattgaagacccccgatatgggtggaggctctagtgtaggggaccctttttgggattgctttactggagtcgatgaagCCTCCGAGATTAGTGacgcttctcttctcctagaagaggcccaacgtttcatttctcgg GCCATTAGCAGGTTTCGAGTCGACCTCAGCCAacgtgaggtcgagcttcagaaggtctcgggggagagagatgctttacgacttctttgcagccaaaagaacgaggctataaaggacctccaagcagatttggctaaggcttgggaagaagaggccgaactagataaaCAG gccaagaggatcgaggagcttgaaacatggcttgctgaggctaaggcggaggttgagtcatcgATAGTCATGGCAGAcaagtccattgccgtgtattGTGCtaatgctgaggctgctcaaatggag gccaagaggatcgaggagcttgaaacacggcttgctgaggccaaggcagaggttgagtcgtcgatAGTCATGGCAGACAAGTCCATTGTCGTGTATTGTGCtaatgctgaggctgctcaaatggaggCAAGAGAGGCGGCGGATATTgtcgacactcgagcacattgg ataaaaagggttaaagagctcgaagctgaagccttggcttctgatggcgatgatgatgatgatgatgaaggtagCAAGAGTGGGTCCGAATATGGGGGAgagcccggtggagaagagaTCGCTCTCAATGATAAcccagaagcttag